Proteins found in one Sphaeramia orbicularis chromosome 8, fSphaOr1.1, whole genome shotgun sequence genomic segment:
- the pet100 gene encoding protein PET100 homolog, mitochondrial, which yields MGVKLEVFRMMLYLSFPVAMFWVSNQAEYFEEYIVKRKREIFPPNEEYQRKELEDFKEKMHVRKEQRLLKQMSVESEN from the exons ATGGGTGTAAAATTAGAGGTGTTCAGA ATGATGTTGTATCTGTCTTTCCCTGTGGCCATGTTTTGGGTCTCGAATCAGGCAGAGTACTTTGAGGAGTATATAGTGAAAAGAAAG AGGGAGATTTTCCCACCTAATGAAGAATATCAA AGAAAAGAACTGGAGGACTTCAAAGAAAAAATGCATGTTCGAAAGGAGCAGCGGCTATTAAAACAGATGTCTGTGGAATCTGAGAACTGA